A single region of the Candidatus Chlorobium masyuteum genome encodes:
- a CDS encoding NAD(P)-dependent malic enzyme, with protein MNYSKESIALHLKSRGKIEIRSKVSLKTKNDLSLAYTPGVAAVCTEIGHDKTKSFTLTNRANQVAIVSDGTAILGLGNLGPEAAMPVMEGKSIIFKSFADIDAIPLCINSTDVDDIVKFCKLIEPSFGGINLEDISAPRCFEILERLENELSIPVFHDDQDGTAIVTLAAIINACRVTGRNLNELHIVINGAGAAGIAIARLLIYAEVKDVVLVDTQGAIYEGRPGMNPIKQAIARVSNRAKHKGDLQSTMTGADVFVGVSKGNIVTESMVKGMKSEPFIFAMANPTPEIMPDLAFRAGASIVGTGRSDFPNQVNNALVFPGLFKGLLKTGIKQVTPEIKMAVASSIAYSIKPTHDKLMPTAFNKKVVENIVAVISEISLNSVIAPAA; from the coding sequence ATGAACTACTCCAAAGAGTCAATTGCACTGCACCTCAAATCAAGAGGTAAAATCGAAATCCGATCAAAGGTCAGCCTTAAAACCAAAAACGATCTCTCTCTGGCCTACACTCCGGGAGTTGCTGCGGTCTGTACTGAAATCGGTCATGATAAAACCAAATCCTTCACCTTGACCAACCGGGCCAATCAGGTCGCGATAGTCTCTGACGGAACGGCTATACTGGGTCTGGGAAACCTCGGGCCTGAAGCAGCCATGCCGGTAATGGAAGGCAAATCCATAATCTTCAAGTCATTCGCAGATATTGATGCCATTCCCCTCTGCATAAACTCTACCGATGTCGACGATATCGTAAAATTCTGCAAGCTTATCGAGCCCAGTTTTGGAGGCATCAATCTGGAGGATATTTCCGCTCCGCGCTGTTTTGAGATACTTGAACGGCTTGAAAACGAACTCTCCATTCCTGTTTTTCATGACGACCAGGACGGAACAGCCATTGTCACCCTTGCGGCAATTATCAATGCCTGCCGTGTAACCGGCCGGAATCTGAATGAACTCCATATCGTCATCAATGGCGCCGGTGCTGCCGGTATTGCAATCGCAAGACTCCTGATCTATGCCGAAGTCAAGGATGTTGTGCTCGTTGATACCCAGGGCGCGATCTACGAAGGCCGGCCGGGAATGAATCCGATCAAACAGGCCATTGCCAGAGTCAGCAACAGGGCGAAGCATAAAGGTGATCTGCAGAGCACCATGACGGGTGCTGATGTTTTTGTCGGAGTATCAAAAGGAAACATCGTGACCGAGAGCATGGTGAAAGGGATGAAGAGTGAGCCGTTCATCTTTGCTATGGCAAATCCTACTCCTGAAATCATGCCTGATCTCGCATTCAGGGCCGGAGCATCCATTGTCGGCACCGGCCGATCCGACTTTCCGAATCAGGTCAATAACGCCCTGGTCTTTCCCGGACTCTTCAAAGGATTGCTGAAGACGGGTATCAAACAGGTCACACCGGAGATAAAAATGGCTGTAGCCTCCTCAATCGCCTACTCCATCAAGCCTACACACGACAAGCTTATGCCGACAGCTTTCAACAAAAAGGTTGTCGAAAATATTGTTGCCGTCATTTCTGAAATCTCGCTGAACAGCGTCATTGCTCCGGCGGCCTGA